Part of the Nitrospinaceae bacterium genome is shown below.
ACCCCGCCCCGGCCATCCGGGACATATCCGAATCCATCAGAGCCGATCACGGCTCCAGCATGAAGTATGACACGCGCTCCGATGGAGACACCCGGATAAATGACACAATTAGGATGAACAACACTATCGGAGCCAAGCTCAGCCCCATCCCCAATACGGGCCCCTGCTCCAATAACACAGCCGTCGCCGACACTCGCGCCAGCCCCGATACTCGCGGCCACACCAACGGACACACCGCCGCCAATGCTGGCGGTCTCATCGATTACAGCTGAGGGATGAATTCCGGGAATAACTTTTTTTTCAGGCCGGAGAAGGGCAACAGCGCGGACGAAACCTAGTTTCGGATTCTCACAACGCACACCCGGGCGCCCAGGCTCCACGCCCGGTGGAACAATGAGGGCACCAGCATCGGTGGGCTTACTCATCTGCTTTTCTGAATCGGCATAACTCAACGTATCTGGCGCGGCCGCCTCGAATTCTGCGACATCCCGCACTTCAAACCCGCCTTCGCCTATGAGTTCCCCATCAATCTTCTCGGCGATCTCGGCGAGGCGCATCTCATTTCTTCTTTTTGTTGTAAAGCTTAATCACCTGGTCGGTAATATTCACCTTTTTATCTACATACAGGACGCCACCTATGGTCCTGTCGATGATCAAATCGTATTTTCCTTCCTGTGCAATTTCAAGCACCACCTCGCGGGTCTGCTTGAGGAGGCCACCCATCAGTTTACGCTGGCGGGACTGGAGGTCCCTCTGACTCTCCTGCACAAGGCGCTTGAGTTCATCTTCCTGGCGGGAGAAAGTCCTCCGCTGCTGGCGCAGGTTCTCTACTTTCCTGTCCCGCTCCTCTTTGCGCCATATTGGGCCTTTTCGCTGAACTTCCAGTTGGAGTTCACGAATATTTTTCACCATGCCCTCAAGGACCGTCCTTTTTTTGATGAGATCCACCTCAAGACGTTTTTTTTCTTTTTCAAGAGTGGCTCTCGCCTTCTTACCCGCATCGGAGCCAGCAACTGCTTTTTGCACATCCACCACGGCAATACGCGTTTGAGCGAAAACCACCGTTCCAAATCCAAAAACAAAAGAGACAATTCCAAATAGAAAAACACAAATTAAATTACGTTTCAACACAACTCTTCTCCCTTTCCAGGGTTTAAATAAAGTTTCCAACTCTCTTTAAAACGATGCGCCAAGACCGAAGTGCACTTCACGGTCACGCTCTCCTGACTTTTTGTCCAGCTTGTAGCCGACATCTAATCTGAGAGGCCCAAAGGGGGTAATCACGCGCAGGCCAACACCGGCACCATACCTCAGGTCAGTTAAATCATAGGCATTGTGCCGCTCCCAAACGTTCCCGACATCCAGAAAAAACGCTATGCGAGCAGGCCCAAAAAACGGATGTGTAAACTCTGTAGACATAAGCCCCGTCGAGTATCCGCCAATAGCCTCCCCGGCTGAATCCCTCGGACCAAGGTCGTCCCGGTCAAAACCACGAAGCGGCGCTTGCCCCGAAAGGTATATCCGCCTGAATGCGGGTAATTCCCCACTCAGGGCGTCAACATAGCGCAATTCAACTCTATAGCTCCAAATCAGGTTTTTCAACAACCTGAAACGAAGTTTAGATCCAACATTATGATACTGTCGGAAGTCGATTCGCATAGACCCAACATCGATGTCACCGCCAATGAAGCCACCCGACATCGCTGGGTTCACGACAAATAATGTACCCTCCTCTGGTAGGAAGCGGTGGTTCCTGGTGTCGTAAACCAGCGAAGGTGACATCCGGCTCTCAAGTTGCGTATCGCCCTCTGAATCAATAATGTCTTGCCGGGCAAACGGCGAGACCGCCGTAATCTTAAAGGTGGAAAGTTCATAGGAAAGAAAAGCCGTCAGATCGTCAGTCAACGATTTGCCCAGGTTAATCCGGGCACCTTTTCGCTCGTTGTCGAACGTGGCAAATTCCTCCTCGGTGATGAACAAATCACCGCCGAGAGAGAAATCTTTGTCTTGAAAGTTTGGGTCCGTGAATGAGAAGGTCCCAGATTGGCTCACGGATGACAAGCTACCCCTTAATCCAACTTTATAGCCGCGCCCGAACAGATTGTCTTCTCGAATGACCGCCGTTACTAGAGCACCCTCATCACTACTAAAACCTACACCTGCTCCGACGGATCCCGTTGGCCTCTCTTCGAGATTGATATCGATATCAAGTACATCTCGGCTCCCGGAACGTCTTTTTTCTAAAACTCTCACATCACCAAAATACTGAGTTCGATTCAACCTTGAGCGCGTCTTGGTGAGGGCTTTTGAATCGTAGAGCGCACCCTCGATTACACGCACTTCACGACGTACGACGTTCTCGCGAGTTCGCGTATTTCCTTGCACTTTAACCCGACCGATATAAACACGGCGACCTTTTTTAATTTCATAGATCACCTTAATCGTCTTTTTTTCATCATCGGGCTCGGTCGCGGAGCGAACATCAGCGAAGGCATATCCACGAGCGGCGAAAGCGGCCGTAACTCTCTGCACGTCCTCCACCAGGAATGTTTGATTGAAAACCTCTCCTGGAAAGAGTTGAAAATCAATCCGCAATTCTTCTGGTGGGATAACGTCCTCTCCACCCCGGATTTCGATTTCGCCAGTGTTGTACTCAGAACCCTCACTAATGGGGATAACAATATTCAACTTACCCCGTTCTCTGTCTTCTTTGATAATCGGCTGACTGACCTGAACCTTAAAATATCCACGGGTTCGATAGAGGAGTTTTATCCTTAAAAGATCTTTCTCAAGTTCATCTTCCCTGAAAATACCCGATTCCGTGAGCCACGACCAAAACCCCGACTCGCTGGTAGATATGGCATTAAGAATATCTTTTCTTGAGATATTTTCATTGCCCCGAAAAATAATAGTTTCTATAGCGACTCTCTCGCCTTCATTAATTACGAGAGTAACATCAACCGTATTCCGGGTGCCTTCCTTTAGAACAGCCTCGACCCGCGCAAAATAATATCCCTTCTCCTGGTAGAGCTTGCGGATATTGCGCACCGTTTCTTTGATCGTCGCCTCGTTGATGATCGTCTGGACTTTAACGGTGAGCCGCTCGCGGATGTCTTCCTCATCGACGTTGATGTTGCCTTGAAATTCGACCTTACGGATGGTGGGCTTCTCCGTGACCCGATAAACTACGCGAAGCCCTCCCTCGAAGGGCTCGACATCCACCTTCACGTCACGGAAAAAACCGAGCCCGTAGATGGTGCGCACATCCTCGCGGATACGCTCAACGAGTTCGACATTTGTGTAGGCTTTGCCTTCGGCAATCTTGATATAAAAAAGGACGGTTGATCGATCCACGCGCTTATTGCCATGGATTTCTACGGCCTTAATCGTAATGGCCGGGGAAGGGGCCTGCGCGACAACATCTAATCCTTGCGCTGGGACGCTTCGAGTAGAAAAAGCGAGACACAACACGGATATACAAACGCAGGCCACCGCCCTCGCTGAAATTGCCATGAAACAGGCTCCCTGCGGGGAAAAAGTGGGCTATTTATTAAAACCCAGGACTGATATCAGGCATCCTGGATGCTGAATACTTCAGTATCTTCCTTGGCCTCGAACACCAATTCATCGCCAGCGAGCTTGACCAAGATCACGCCCCCATCCTGGAACTTCCCGTGGAGGACTTCCTCGCTGAGTGTGTCCTCGATGTGGCGCTGGATGCACCGACGGAGCGGTCGGGCGCCGTAGGCCTTATCGTAGCCTTCCTTGCCCAGCCAATCCTTGGCCTCTTGGGTCAACTCGAGAGACAAGCTCTTATCGGCGAGCGTCTCATTCACCTTGGCAATCTCGATGTCCACGATCTGAAGAATATTCTCGTGGGCCAGCGTCCCAAATATCACAACATCGTCGATGCGGTTCAGGAACTCGGGATTAAACGTCTTTTTGAGCTCATCACGGATATTATCCTTAACCCGGTCGTAGCCCTGACCTGCCTCCTCTTTCTGGAAGCCCAGGGATGTTCCTTTTTCAATGGAACGAGTAGCCAGATTCGAGGTCATGATGATGATCGTGTTTTTAAAGTCGATGAGCCGCCCGTAGCTGTCCGTCAAGGCACCGTCGTCCATCACCTGCAACAGGATGTGATAGATGTCCGCATGGGCTTTTTCAATCTCGTCGAGAAGAATGACCGAGTAGGGCTTGCGCCGAACACGCTCTGTGAGCTGGCCGCCCTCCTCGTATCCCACATAACCTGGAGGAGCCCCGGTCAGGCGCGAGACGTTGAAGCGCTCCATGTACTCGCTCATGTCGATGCGAATCAGCGCCGAGGCATCGCCAAACATGTACTCGGCAAGTACTCGCGCCATTTCAGTCTTACCCACGCCGGTGGGGCCAAGGAACAAAAAGCTGCCAATTGGGCGCTTGGGATTTTTGAGTCCCGCGCGGGAGCGGCGAACCGCCTTGGTGAGGAGGCGGGTAGCCTCTTCTTGACCAATAATCTTACTGTTCAACTCCTCTTCCATGCGAAGGAGCTTTTCGTTCTCCACCTCCTCGATCCGCTGGAGAGGAATGCCCGTCATGCGGCTGACGACATAAGCCACATCGTCCTCAGTGACCAGCGCCTCCTCGTCAGTCTGATCAGCCTCCCACTCGGACTTGAGTTCATCGAGGCGCCCGCGATCCTGCTCTTCTTGATCGCGAAGCTCCACGGCTTTCTCAAAATCCTGATTTTCGATCATATCCTTCTTGAGGCGAACCGTATCCTCGATCTGGCGCTGAAGCTCCCGGATTGAGCTCGGGAATGTTTCCTTCTCAAGACGAACCTTACTGCAAGCCTCGTCGATGACGTCAATTGCCTTATCAGGCAGATAGCGATCCGAGACATACTGCGAGGAAAGCTTCACCGCTGAGATAATCGCATCGTCAACGATGCGGGCCTTGTGGTGCTTCTCATATTTATCTTTGAGGCCGCGCAGGATACTGACGGCATCGTCGTTCGAGGGCGGTTCCACCATGATGCTCTGGAAGCGCCGCTCAAGTGCACCGTTTTTCTCGATGTACTTGCGATATTCATCAAGCGTAGTCGCACCAATGCACTGCACCTCACCGCGGCTAAGCGCGGGCTTGAGCATGTTCGATGCGTCGATTGAGCCCTCGGCAGCACCAGCGCCCACGAGGGTATGCAGTTCGTCGATGAAAATGATCACATCCTGGCTCTGCGTGATCTCCTTCATAATGGCCTTAAGGCGCGCCTCGAACTGGCCACGGTATTTTGTGCCGGCGACAAGCGCACCCAGGTCAAGCGCCACAACCCGCTTGCCACTCAAAATCTGAGGCACTTCCTTGGCGACAATCATCTGGGCCAAGCCCTCGACGATGGCCGTCTTACCCACACCCGGCTCGCCAATCAGAACAGGGTTGTTCTTCGTGCGACGGGCAAGGATCTGAATTACACGTTCAATCTCATCGCTCCGACCGATGACCGGGTCGAGTTTGTTCTCCTCGGCCAGCTCGGTCAGATCGCGACCAAATTCATCGAGCGCCGGGGTCTTGCTCTTGTCACGCGCACGCGTGGCAACCGGCTCGCGAAGCAGGTTGATCGTCTGCTCGCGTGTCTGCTGAAGCTTCACGCCAAAGCTGCCAAGAATCTTAGCCGCAAGGCCGTCTTTCTCGCGGACGATTCCAAGCAGAAGATGCTCGGTGCCGATGTAGTTATGGCCCATCAGACGGGCCTCTTCTACGGCATATTCAAGAACTTTTTTTGCCTTGGGGGTAAAGGGTATGTCACCCTCGACCGGCCCGCTCGTGCTCTTGGGCAGATTTCTTTCTAACTCCAGGCGCAACTGCTTCGGATCAACACCTAGTTTTTGAAGAACCGCTATCGCAATGCCGCCGCCATCCTTCAACACGCCCAGCAGAATATGTTCAGTACCCAGATATTCATGCCGATAATTATCCGCTTCCTCTCTGGCGAGGATGATGACCTTACGGGCGCGCTCCGTGAAACGTTTAAACATACCGCCCTCCTTGCGAGTTTCTGTTACCCGGCGTCAATTCGACCATCCACCATGACAGCCTGACGATTCATTCTAGCGGCGATTGAAGCATTGTGCGTAGCCACCAAAAACGTCACTCCGTCGGCTCGATTAATCTCCTGCATTAAATCGAAAATCGAATTCGCCGTGCCTGAATCAAGGTTGCCTGTTGGCTCATCGGCCAGTATCAGTGCCGGCCGGTTCACCAAAGCCCTAGCTATAGCCACTCTTTGCTGCTCGCCCCCCGATAATTCCGAGGGCCGATGATTAATCCTACCACTTAATCCTACTCTCTTGATAAGACTTCGTGCCCTTTCTTCTAGTTCTCCGCGGGCGTCTCCTCTCAACAACCCCGGTATTGTAACATTTTCCAGCGCAGAAAACTCCGGAAGAAGGTGATGAAATTGAAACACAAAACCGATTTCTCGATTTCGAAACATCGCCAGCTCAGCGTCCGGCACCTGCGAGATCTGATCTCCTTTATATATGATCTCGCCGCCAGTAGGGCGATCCAAGGCTCCCAGGATATGGAGTAGCGTACTTTTTCCGGCTCCTGATGCCCCCGTTATCGCCATAGTTTCGCCAAAATAAACATCCAGGTCTAGTCCACATAAGACCTGAACCTCCCCGCCTGCCATCGGATAAACCTTCTCAATTGCGCGGGCTGAAACTATAACATCTTTTTTATCAGCATGTTGGGAATAATCTGCCACTTCATCAGAGGCCGAATCAGCCATACCGAAGCACCTCCACGGGATCGACGCGAGAAGCCCTCCAAGCAGGATAAACCGTCGCTAACAGACTGATCAAAAAGGCCCCAAGTGCCATGAGCGTCACATCAGACACCGTCATGTGCACCGGGAGCCGACTAATATTGTAGACGCTGGGTGGGAGGATGTCCAAACCAAAATAATTTTCCAAAAATGACTCGACCACTCCAAGATTCCAGCCTAAAACCAGCCCGCCAATTGTTCCCAGAACGGCCCCGGCCAGACCCATTACCGCCCCTTGGATGAAAAAAATTCGGAGAATGACCCCTCGGGTCGCCCCCATGGATTTTAAAATTGCAATTTCCCGGCCCTTTTCCATCACCACCATAATGAGCGAGCCGATGATATTAAAGGCGGCCACCACGATTACCAGCAAAAGGAGAATCGTCATCGTCGTTTTTTCTGTCTTCAATGCCGAGAAAAGATTTCGGTTCATCAACTGCCAGGAGCGCACCCAGTAGGGATAGAGCAAATCCTTTTGAAGACGGCGCGACACCCGCTCTGCCCCGAAAATTTCCTTAACCTTCATATGAACTCCAGTCACGCCTGCCCCAAGACCAAAAAAATCCTGACTCACCTTCATGTCGATAAGCGCCATCCCTGAGTCGTACTGATAAAAACCACTCCGGAAAATCCCGGTCGTCTTAAATGTTTTCGATTTTGGAAGCACCCCCATCGGCGTAATAGCGCCGACGGGACTTATAATCGTCACCTCCATGCCAAGCTGAAGACCCAGCGACGAGGCCAACTCGGAGCCCAGAATGACGCCCGGCATCCCGCCCTCCGCCGAGAGGCTATCGAGAGAGCCCGCCCGCATATAGGCAGCAAGGTTGGTGACATCCTTTTCACGCACCGGGTCTATGCCGCGGACAACCGCGCCT
Proteins encoded:
- the lpxD gene encoding UDP-3-O-(3-hydroxymyristoyl)glucosamine N-acyltransferase, translating into MRLAEIAEKIDGELIGEGGFEVRDVAEFEAAAPDTLSYADSEKQMSKPTDAGALIVPPGVEPGRPGVRCENPKLGFVRAVALLRPEKKVIPGIHPSAVIDETASIGGGVSVGVAASIGAGASVGDGCVIGAGARIGDGAELGSDSVVHPNCVIYPGVSIGARVILHAGAVIGSDGFGYVPDGRGGVEKFPQTGTVVIEDDVEIGACAVVDRASIGETLIKRGSKIDNLVQIAHNVTIGEGCLIASQTGISGSVTIGRGVVMGGRVGVADHVEIGDGAMFGAMSGVSKSLEGGKVYLDAPAVDISEARRRLAVYSRLPEIARRLASVERKLEENET
- a CDS encoding OmpH family outer membrane protein, whose protein sequence is MKRNLICVFLFGIVSFVFGFGTVVFAQTRIAVVDVQKAVAGSDAGKKARATLEKEKKRLEVDLIKKRTVLEGMVKNIRELQLEVQRKGPIWRKEERDRKVENLRQQRRTFSRQEDELKRLVQESQRDLQSRQRKLMGGLLKQTREVVLEIAQEGKYDLIIDRTIGGVLYVDKKVNITDQVIKLYNKKKK
- the bamA gene encoding outer membrane protein assembly factor BamA; the protein is MAISARAVACVCISVLCLAFSTRSVPAQGLDVVAQAPSPAITIKAVEIHGNKRVDRSTVLFYIKIAEGKAYTNVELVERIREDVRTIYGLGFFRDVKVDVEPFEGGLRVVYRVTEKPTIRKVEFQGNINVDEEDIRERLTVKVQTIINEATIKETVRNIRKLYQEKGYYFARVEAVLKEGTRNTVDVTLVINEGERVAIETIIFRGNENISRKDILNAISTSESGFWSWLTESGIFREDELEKDLLRIKLLYRTRGYFKVQVSQPIIKEDRERGKLNIVIPISEGSEYNTGEIEIRGGEDVIPPEELRIDFQLFPGEVFNQTFLVEDVQRVTAAFAARGYAFADVRSATEPDDEKKTIKVIYEIKKGRRVYIGRVKVQGNTRTRENVVRREVRVIEGALYDSKALTKTRSRLNRTQYFGDVRVLEKRRSGSRDVLDIDINLEERPTGSVGAGVGFSSDEGALVTAVIREDNLFGRGYKVGLRGSLSSVSQSGTFSFTDPNFQDKDFSLGGDLFITEEEFATFDNERKGARINLGKSLTDDLTAFLSYELSTFKITAVSPFARQDIIDSEGDTQLESRMSPSLVYDTRNHRFLPEEGTLFVVNPAMSGGFIGGDIDVGSMRIDFRQYHNVGSKLRFRLLKNLIWSYRVELRYVDALSGELPAFRRIYLSGQAPLRGFDRDDLGPRDSAGEAIGGYSTGLMSTEFTHPFFGPARIAFFLDVGNVWERHNAYDLTDLRYGAGVGLRVITPFGPLRLDVGYKLDKKSGERDREVHFGLGASF
- a CDS encoding ATP-dependent Clp protease ATP-binding subunit produces the protein MFKRFTERARKVIILAREEADNYRHEYLGTEHILLGVLKDGGGIAIAVLQKLGVDPKQLRLELERNLPKSTSGPVEGDIPFTPKAKKVLEYAVEEARLMGHNYIGTEHLLLGIVREKDGLAAKILGSFGVKLQQTREQTINLLREPVATRARDKSKTPALDEFGRDLTELAEENKLDPVIGRSDEIERVIQILARRTKNNPVLIGEPGVGKTAIVEGLAQMIVAKEVPQILSGKRVVALDLGALVAGTKYRGQFEARLKAIMKEITQSQDVIIFIDELHTLVGAGAAEGSIDASNMLKPALSRGEVQCIGATTLDEYRKYIEKNGALERRFQSIMVEPPSNDDAVSILRGLKDKYEKHHKARIVDDAIISAVKLSSQYVSDRYLPDKAIDVIDEACSKVRLEKETFPSSIRELQRQIEDTVRLKKDMIENQDFEKAVELRDQEEQDRGRLDELKSEWEADQTDEEALVTEDDVAYVVSRMTGIPLQRIEEVENEKLLRMEEELNSKIIGQEEATRLLTKAVRRSRAGLKNPKRPIGSFLFLGPTGVGKTEMARVLAEYMFGDASALIRIDMSEYMERFNVSRLTGAPPGYVGYEEGGQLTERVRRKPYSVILLDEIEKAHADIYHILLQVMDDGALTDSYGRLIDFKNTIIIMTSNLATRSIEKGTSLGFQKEEAGQGYDRVKDNIRDELKKTFNPEFLNRIDDVVIFGTLAHENILQIVDIEIAKVNETLADKSLSLELTQEAKDWLGKEGYDKAYGARPLRRCIQRHIEDTLSEEVLHGKFQDGGVILVKLAGDELVFEAKEDTEVFSIQDA
- a CDS encoding ATP-binding cassette domain-containing protein, with protein sequence MAGGEVQVLCGLDLDVYFGETMAITGASGAGKSTLLHILGALDRPTGGEIIYKGDQISQVPDAELAMFRNREIGFVFQFHHLLPEFSALENVTIPGLLRGDARGELEERARSLIKRVGLSGRINHRPSELSGGEQQRVAIARALVNRPALILADEPTGNLDSGTANSIFDLMQEINRADGVTFLVATHNASIAARMNRQAVMVDGRIDAG
- a CDS encoding lipoprotein-releasing ABC transporter permease subunit, encoding MKIPVELFIGMRHLRSKKKNAFVSITTWISVLGISLGVATLIVVVGVMSGFERELRSKILGTQSHVVVVESGEASMKKWDDVLKLVRKDSEVVAASPFVFGQAMLSSNGSVTGAVVRGIDPVREKDVTNLAAYMRAGSLDSLSAEGGMPGVILGSELASSLGLQLGMEVTIISPVGAITPMGVLPKSKTFKTTGIFRSGFYQYDSGMALIDMKVSQDFFGLGAGVTGVHMKVKEIFGAERVSRRLQKDLLYPYWVRSWQLMNRNLFSALKTEKTTMTILLLLVIVVAAFNIIGSLIMVVMEKGREIAILKSMGATRGVILRIFFIQGAVMGLAGAVLGTIGGLVLGWNLGVVESFLENYFGLDILPPSVYNISRLPVHMTVSDVTLMALGAFLISLLATVYPAWRASRVDPVEVLRYG